From the Acinetobacter wanghuae genome, one window contains:
- the nuoH gene encoding NADH-quinone oxidoreductase subunit NuoH: protein MEQELIRQTPLWAENWPIAYSVLQAIVILLVVVLIAALMSFIERRLLGLWQDRYGPNRVGPGGIFQIVADMLKIMFKEDWTPKFADKLTFRMAPAVAMATAVLSFMVIPVSPYLGVSDMSIGLLFFMAMAGLAVYAVLFGGWSSNNKYALLGGLRSAAQTISYEVFLGISLMGVVAIAGSFNMREIVEAQRDVWFVVPQFLGFLIFMVAGVAVTHRHPFDQPEAEQELAEGYHVEYGGMKWGMFFVAEYVNVVLISALIVTLFFGGWLAPFNLELSFIPPAFWFIIKTAFFVMMFVLARGSLMRPRYDQVMNFGWKICLPLALVNLLVTGAVILMNHTA from the coding sequence ATGGAACAAGAATTAATCCGTCAAACGCCGCTTTGGGCTGAAAACTGGCCAATCGCCTATTCAGTTCTGCAAGCAATTGTGATCTTACTGGTTGTGGTATTGATCGCTGCGTTGATGTCTTTTATTGAACGTCGTCTTTTAGGTTTGTGGCAAGACCGTTACGGTCCGAACCGTGTAGGTCCGGGTGGTATTTTCCAGATCGTTGCCGACATGCTCAAAATCATGTTCAAAGAAGACTGGACACCAAAATTTGCTGACAAATTAACCTTCCGTATGGCACCTGCAGTTGCGATGGCAACTGCGGTATTGTCGTTTATGGTTATTCCGGTTTCACCATACTTAGGTGTTTCGGACATGAGCATTGGTCTGTTGTTCTTTATGGCAATGGCGGGTCTTGCTGTGTATGCAGTATTGTTTGGTGGTTGGTCATCAAATAACAAATATGCATTACTCGGTGGTCTACGTTCTGCTGCTCAAACCATTTCTTATGAAGTGTTCTTGGGTATTTCCTTGATGGGTGTGGTTGCAATTGCAGGCTCATTCAACATGCGTGAAATTGTAGAAGCACAACGTGATGTATGGTTTGTGGTTCCTCAGTTCTTAGGTTTCCTTATCTTCATGGTTGCGGGTGTTGCGGTAACGCATCGTCACCCATTTGACCAACCAGAAGCGGAACAAGAATTGGCGGAAGGTTACCATGTCGAATACGGTGGTATGAAATGGGGTATGTTCTTCGTTGCCGAATACGTCAACGTAGTTCTCATCTCTGCTTTAATCGTGACCTTATTCTTCGGTGGTTGGCTTGCGCCATTTAACCTTGAACTTTCGTTCATTCCACCTGCATTCTGGTTCATTATCAAAACAGCATTCTTTGTAATGATGTTTGTATTGGCGCGTGGTTCTTTAATGCGTCCACGTTATGACCAAGTGATGAACTTTGGTTGGAAAATTTGCTTGCCACTCGCGTTGGTTAACCTTTTGGTGACTGGTGCTGTGATTCTGATGAATCATACGGCCTAA